GCGTTTGACCGTATAACACCGCGTCGGTTTACCCCATCCCGGCTTATAAAATTTCCGGGGTGGGGCACGTGGGTATTTGTACCCCGGTTCTCAATTCACTCCTTTTTTGTTTACCCTTTAAAACATTATAGTATGGACAGGCTTATTCCCTGTCAGTATATCCACAAAGGAGCCTTGCGATGAAAAAGATGGGTGATATGCTACTGCGGAAGGGATCGTTTTCTGAAATCGTCATGGGCAACACCGCACTGGTCCGGGCGATGATTGAATCCGGCACCCGGGTGGTCGCCGCCTATCCCGGCTCGCCCACACCGGAAATCGCCGATGCCATCGGCGCCATTTCAAAAGAAACGCGGCCGTTTTATTTTGAGTTTTCCACAAACGAGAAAGTTGCAGCCGAAATTACTTTCGGTGCCGCCTTGAACGGCCACCTGTCCACCGTATTTTTCAAAAGTGTCGGACTGAATGTGGCGGCCGATACCTTTGTACAACTCAACCATATGAACATTATCGGGGGAATGGTGGTGGTGATCGGCGATGATCCCGGGGCAAATTCATCCCAAAACGAGCAGGACAACCGTCATTATGCCCATATGAGCTATATCCCGGTTTTCGAACCGGCTTCGCCAACGGAAGTCTATACCTTTTACAAAGCGGCGGCCGAACTGAGCAGGAAAATGCAGATGCCGATTTTGCTGCGGTTGACCACGCATGTCTGCCACGCCAAGGAGAAGGTGCGCTTCGGCGGCTGGGACCCGCAACTGCCGGACGATACGCCCGCTTTTGACCCCGGCAATGGCCCCTATATCCCCCTGACAACGGAAGTTTTTCCCATGAAACGCCGGGCCTTGCAGCGGCTGGCCGACGTGGAAGCCTATGCAAACCATGCGCCTTTGAATACGTGCGTTGATCATGACAATCCAAAGCAGGGGATTATTACCATGGGTCTCCCCTTCCTGTCCCTGATGGATGTGCTCCAGGAAGCGGAAAAGAAGCCCGATATTTTAAAGCTGGGCATCGTCCATCCGCTGCCGCGGCAGGTGGTCAGGGATTTTTTAAAATCCCACCGGGAGGTGAAACTGCTTGAGGAGCTGGATAATGTGCTGGAAAAAGAGATTAAGCTGATGGCCTTTGACGAAAAGCTGGACACAACCATTATCGGCAAACAGGAGCTGGAAGACTGGATCGATGAATACACGCCGGACAAGGTC
The Desulfobacterales bacterium DNA segment above includes these coding regions:
- a CDS encoding thiamine pyrophosphate-dependent enzyme, yielding MKKMGDMLLRKGSFSEIVMGNTALVRAMIESGTRVVAAYPGSPTPEIADAIGAISKETRPFYFEFSTNEKVAAEITFGAALNGHLSTVFFKSVGLNVAADTFVQLNHMNIIGGMVVVIGDDPGANSSQNEQDNRHYAHMSYIPVFEPASPTEVYTFYKAAAELSRKMQMPILLRLTTHVCHAKEKVRFGGWDPQLPDDTPAFDPGNGPYIPLTTEVFPMKRRALQRLADVEAYANHAPLNTCVDHDNPKQGIITMGLPFLSLMDVLQEAEKKPDILKLGIVHPLPRQVVRDFLKSHREVKLLEELDNVLEKEIKLMAFDEKLDTTIIGKQELEDWIDEYTPDKVSAIIRKTWPDMLPLKTEREIDKPYVPMRPAQMCPGCGHRSAFHAIKKALDENAITVADIGCHTLGFMPPYGVGEILMCMGASTAMGSGLSLFNTTRKVVAFLGDSTFFHAGLPGIVNAVFNKHPITLILMENGTTAMTGHQDHAASGRNFNEVTDRIPVRQVLEGLGVTHIYEVDTYQQSRLTERVKQALNDDAFSVVIAKHPCMLKFNREQRRKPGCQARQVHIDQNKCRQIHKCVERFGCPTFVLEKDNRITVNPDLCIGDGSCRQTCPAEAIGAPETAQGDSNETV